One window of Nocardia nova SH22a genomic DNA carries:
- a CDS encoding TetR/AcrR family transcriptional regulator, translated as MSEARSRLLDTASGLFYAEGLHAVGVDRIIAEAQVTRATLYRHFRSKDDLLVAYLTQADEAIRARVDTARIEDTTPDDIIREVARSIADDIERPGFRGCAFLNAAAEYPDPAHPVHRAVLEHRQWFLATMTELFESTGEIDAEPAARHFVMLRDGAMAAGCLTDPKPIGETFLRGVDGLLGYRSRR; from the coding sequence ATGTCGGAAGCCCGCTCACGCCTGCTCGACACGGCGTCCGGCCTCTTCTACGCCGAGGGTCTGCATGCCGTGGGCGTAGACCGCATCATCGCCGAGGCGCAGGTGACCCGCGCGACGCTCTACCGGCACTTCCGAAGCAAAGACGATCTTCTCGTCGCCTATCTGACCCAGGCCGACGAGGCGATTCGCGCGCGGGTCGACACCGCACGCATCGAGGACACAACGCCGGACGACATCATTCGCGAGGTCGCGCGCTCCATCGCCGACGACATCGAGCGCCCCGGCTTCCGGGGCTGCGCATTTCTCAATGCCGCCGCCGAATACCCCGACCCGGCTCACCCGGTCCACCGAGCCGTCCTCGAACATCGGCAATGGTTCCTGGCAACGATGACCGAACTCTTCGAGAGCACCGGGGAGATCGACGCGGAGCCCGCGGCCCGGCATTTCGTGATGTTGCGAGACGGAGCGATGGCGGCGGGGTGTCTGACCGATCCGAAACCGATAGGGGAGACGTTTCTGCGAGGTGTGGACGGGCTGCTCGGGTATCGAAGTCGTCGGTGA
- a CDS encoding ATP-dependent DNA helicase: MTSRDGAFVLTDEFADVLDRLHRGESLFLTGRAGTGKSTLIREFLATTDRNVVVVATTGIGALDAGGQTVHNLFSFGADVTVEQVRSDKYFPYRSAEALRRLDTLVIDEVSMLRADLFDCLAIALERFGPRRGHPLGGVQLVLVGDLFQLPPMVLDGEKDFFATRYESPYFFSADCYAYERFPTVELTRIFRQVGDVRLLEILDAVRSGTVGPRLLSELNARTDSRFGPPVDEFWLTLTMTDRSATRRNLEQLDRLAGPEIRHQATESGELEGFSPPTDAELVYKIGAQIMLLTDDPLGRWVDGTIGQVCAHRLEGIEPVVTVALPSGAQVTVRPHTWEMKKPVTDGCRLRSEVVGTFTQLPFELAWAVTIHKSQGQTLDKLVIDLTGDGRLYVALSRSTSMDGVVLQRPVDVEDLKTDPRVREFLRQRRPSTTSRGVIHLGV; the protein is encoded by the coding sequence CCGATGTGCTCGACCGGTTGCACCGTGGCGAGAGCCTTTTCCTCACCGGCCGGGCCGGTACGGGCAAATCGACGCTGATCCGCGAATTTCTCGCCACCACCGATCGCAATGTCGTCGTGGTGGCCACCACGGGGATCGGCGCGCTCGATGCGGGTGGTCAGACCGTGCACAATCTGTTCTCGTTCGGAGCCGATGTCACCGTCGAGCAGGTGCGGTCGGACAAGTACTTTCCCTACCGGTCGGCCGAGGCGCTGCGCCGGCTCGACACCCTCGTGATCGACGAGGTCTCGATGCTCAGGGCGGATCTGTTCGATTGTCTGGCCATCGCGCTGGAGCGGTTCGGGCCGCGGCGAGGTCACCCGTTGGGCGGGGTGCAGCTGGTCTTGGTGGGCGATCTGTTCCAGTTGCCGCCGATGGTGCTGGACGGCGAAAAGGATTTCTTCGCGACACGATACGAGTCGCCGTATTTCTTCTCCGCGGATTGCTATGCGTACGAAAGGTTTCCGACGGTCGAGCTCACCCGGATCTTCCGCCAGGTCGGCGACGTTCGATTGCTCGAGATTCTCGACGCGGTGCGGTCCGGCACTGTCGGGCCACGGCTGCTCTCGGAGCTGAACGCGCGCACCGATTCCCGCTTCGGCCCTCCCGTCGACGAATTCTGGCTGACTCTGACCATGACCGATCGCAGCGCGACGAGACGAAATCTGGAACAGCTCGACCGGCTCGCGGGTCCCGAAATCCGCCACCAGGCCACGGAATCCGGTGAGCTGGAGGGGTTTTCCCCGCCGACCGACGCGGAGCTCGTATACAAGATCGGGGCGCAGATCATGCTCCTGACCGATGATCCCCTGGGCCGATGGGTGGACGGGACGATCGGGCAGGTGTGCGCGCATCGCCTCGAGGGCATCGAACCTGTTGTCACCGTGGCACTTCCGTCGGGCGCGCAGGTGACCGTCCGCCCGCACACGTGGGAGATGAAGAAGCCGGTCACCGACGGGTGCCGACTGCGCAGCGAGGTGGTCGGCACATTCACCCAGCTGCCGTTCGAACTCGCCTGGGCCGTCACCATCCACAAGAGCCAGGGACAGACGCTGGACAAGCTCGTCATCGACCTCACCGGCGACGGGCGGTTGTACGTCGCGCTCAGCCGATCCACATCGATGGACGGGGTCGTCCTGCAGCGGCCGGTCGATGTCGAAGATCTGAAAACCGATCCGCGCGTGCGGGAATTCCTGCGGCAGCGCAGACCATCGACCACCTCTCGCGGTGTGATCCATCTCGGGGTATGA